From a region of the Basfia succiniciproducens genome:
- the lgt gene encoding prolipoprotein diacylglyceryl transferase → MENQFLAFPQFDPIIFSLGPISLRWYGLMYLIGFIFARWLAIKRANRPDSGWTVEQVDNLLFNGFAGVFLGGRIGYVLFYQWDLFVQEPSYLFRVWEGGMSFHGGLIGVIVAMLVTAKLQKRNFWVVADFVAPLIPFGLGMGRIGNFINDELWGRVTDVPWAVLFPSGGYLPRHPSQLYEFVLEGIVLFCILNWFIRKPRPAGSVAGLFLLFYGLFRFIVEFFREPDAQLGLYFGQQISMGQILSTPMILLGALFIVLAYRRQSAVKN, encoded by the coding sequence ATGGAAAATCAGTTTTTAGCTTTCCCGCAATTTGATCCTATTATATTTTCTCTCGGTCCGATCAGCCTACGCTGGTACGGTTTGATGTATTTAATCGGCTTTATTTTTGCCCGTTGGTTGGCAATTAAGCGCGCTAACCGTCCTGATAGCGGTTGGACGGTAGAACAAGTGGATAATTTGCTGTTTAACGGCTTTGCCGGGGTTTTCCTTGGCGGACGTATCGGCTATGTGCTGTTTTATCAATGGGATCTGTTTGTGCAGGAACCAAGTTACTTATTCCGCGTATGGGAAGGCGGTATGTCATTCCACGGCGGTTTAATCGGCGTGATCGTTGCCATGCTTGTCACCGCAAAATTGCAAAAACGCAATTTCTGGGTGGTCGCAGACTTTGTGGCGCCGTTAATTCCCTTCGGTTTAGGTATGGGGCGTATTGGTAATTTTATTAATGACGAGCTATGGGGACGCGTTACCGATGTACCTTGGGCGGTTCTTTTCCCAAGCGGCGGTTATTTACCGCGACATCCTTCGCAACTCTATGAATTTGTTTTAGAAGGGATTGTGCTGTTTTGTATTCTCAACTGGTTTATCAGAAAGCCTCGCCCGGCAGGTTCGGTAGCGGGGTTATTCCTGTTATTCTACGGTTTATTCCGTTTCATTGTGGAGTTTTTCCGCGAACCGGACGCTCAACTGGGGCTTTATTTCGGACAACAGATTTCCATGGGACAAATTCTTTCAACGCCGATGATTCTGTTGGGCGCTTTATTTATTGTATTAGCCTACCGTCGTCAAAGTGCGGTTAAAAATTAA
- a CDS encoding sulfite exporter TauE/SafE family protein: MLTFFIITLIVGSIVGFLAGIFGIGGGLVIVPTLLYLLPMVGVPDEKLMATALGTSFATIIITSLASAYRHNKLGNVVWEAVKYLAPTLVIATFISGLFIGKLPKDISSKLFACLVVYLAAKMVLSIRNKKSKTPAKPLTPQSTILGGILIGIASSAAGIGGGSFIVPFLNSRGIEMRKSVGSSSFCGAFLGLAGMLSFMIGGWSVEGMPDWSLGYIYLPAVLGITLTSFFTSKFGAEMANKLPVASLKRYFAIFLILMAIKMLIG, translated from the coding sequence ATGCTTACTTTTTTTATTATTACATTAATTGTCGGTTCAATTGTCGGCTTTCTGGCCGGTATTTTTGGTATCGGCGGCGGTTTGGTTATTGTGCCTACCCTGCTTTATTTATTGCCGATGGTCGGCGTGCCCGATGAAAAACTGATGGCAACCGCATTAGGCACATCTTTCGCTACGATTATTATCACCAGTCTCGCCTCCGCTTATCGCCACAATAAATTGGGCAATGTGGTTTGGGAAGCAGTGAAATATTTAGCGCCGACTTTGGTTATCGCCACTTTTATTTCCGGTTTATTTATCGGCAAGTTGCCAAAAGACATTTCCAGCAAACTGTTTGCCTGCCTCGTAGTTTATTTAGCCGCCAAAATGGTGCTGTCTATCCGCAACAAAAAATCAAAAACCCCGGCTAAACCCTTGACACCGCAATCAACGATTCTAGGCGGCATTTTAATCGGTATCGCCTCCAGTGCCGCAGGTATCGGCGGCGGTAGTTTTATTGTACCTTTCCTTAATTCCCGCGGTATTGAAATGAGAAAATCCGTCGGTTCCTCATCCTTCTGCGGCGCATTTTTAGGTTTGGCGGGCATGCTTAGCTTTATGATTGGCGGTTGGTCGGTTGAAGGTATGCCTGACTGGTCATTGGGTTATATTTATTTACCCGCCGTATTAGGTATTACGCTGACTTCGTTTTTTACCTCTAAGTTCGGGGCGGAAATGGCAAATAAATTACCTGTTGCCTCCCTCAAGCGCTATTTCGCTATCTTTTTAATCTTAATGGCAATTAAAATGCTAATAGGATAA
- the rppH gene encoding RNA pyrophosphohydrolase, translating to MIDFDGYRPNVGIVICNRKGQVLWAKRYGQNSWQYPQGGINDGETPEQAMYRELYEEVGLTRRDVRIVYASKQWLRYKLPKRLLRYDSKPMCIGQKQRWFLVQLMSDEKNINMNCSKSPEFDGWRWVSFWYPVRQVVSFKRDVYRKAMKEFACFLFDANKTVNPLSTNNNDEKKANYSAKKPYSPYRNQDKKRKTRV from the coding sequence GTGATCGATTTCGATGGCTACCGACCTAATGTTGGAATTGTTATTTGCAACCGCAAAGGACAAGTCCTATGGGCAAAAAGGTACGGGCAAAATTCATGGCAATATCCGCAAGGCGGCATCAACGACGGCGAAACGCCCGAGCAAGCGATGTACCGTGAATTATATGAAGAAGTAGGTTTAACACGCCGAGACGTACGTATCGTCTATGCATCAAAACAATGGCTGCGTTATAAATTACCGAAGCGCTTATTGCGTTATGACAGCAAACCTATGTGTATAGGTCAAAAACAGCGCTGGTTTTTAGTACAATTGATGAGTGATGAAAAAAATATCAATATGAATTGCAGCAAATCCCCCGAATTTGACGGCTGGCGTTGGGTAAGTTTTTGGTATCCCGTTCGTCAGGTAGTTTCCTTCAAACGAGACGTTTATCGCAAAGCAATGAAAGAATTTGCCTGCTTTCTGTTTGATGCGAATAAAACCGTAAATCCTCTCTCAACAAACAATAATGACGAGAAAAAAGCGAATTATTCTGCTAAAAAGCCTTATTCGCCTTATAGAAATCAAGACAAAAAACGCAAAACAAGAGTTTAA